A genome region from Bradyrhizobium sp. WSM1417 includes the following:
- a CDS encoding TIGR02594 family protein: MFELFASRLSRCVVALAVFFAAVAALTSPASARPHRHSAERHAYAHLASRHHHSRYHARSSRFERGAAQLQANGFGNTFASYDPNANSGGIAMSGGMAMSGTGVMAMSGNAGMVTSDSGGMTTRASRRIAARRGAGMATDANVGRGANSATSSGGFGGGSGLVSEARRYVGGNPTGRGSLWCARFMNMVLEKTGHRGTGSDMANSFAHYGARVSGPQVGAIAVMSRGGRGGHVGIITGIDAQGNPIMISGNNGNRVREAPISRGRIYAYVMPN; encoded by the coding sequence ATGTTCGAGTTGTTTGCGTCTCGCCTGTCGCGCTGTGTCGTCGCGCTGGCTGTTTTCTTCGCGGCGGTCGCCGCGCTCACCTCTCCGGCGTCAGCACGACCTCATCGTCATAGCGCAGAGCGCCACGCTTACGCGCATCTCGCCAGCAGACATCATCATTCCCGGTATCATGCACGCAGCTCGCGTTTCGAGCGCGGCGCGGCGCAATTGCAGGCGAACGGTTTCGGCAACACCTTCGCCAGCTATGACCCGAACGCCAATAGCGGCGGCATCGCCATGAGCGGTGGAATGGCTATGAGCGGCACCGGTGTAATGGCTATGAGCGGCAACGCCGGAATGGTTACCAGCGATAGCGGCGGGATGACCACGCGCGCCAGCCGTCGAATCGCCGCGAGGCGTGGCGCTGGAATGGCCACTGACGCGAATGTCGGTCGTGGGGCCAATAGCGCCACGAGCAGCGGCGGCTTCGGCGGCGGATCGGGCCTCGTGTCCGAGGCACGCCGCTATGTCGGCGGTAATCCGACCGGCCGCGGCAGCCTGTGGTGCGCACGGTTCATGAACATGGTGCTTGAGAAGACCGGTCACCGTGGCACCGGCTCCGACATGGCGAATTCGTTCGCGCATTACGGCGCGCGCGTCTCCGGTCCGCAGGTCGGCGCCATCGCAGTGATGTCGCGCGGTGGTCGGGGTGGCCATGTCGGCATCATCACCGGCATCGACGCGCAGGGTAATCCGATCATGATCTCCGGCAACAACGGCAACCGCGTCCGCGAAGCGCCGATCTCGCGCGGCCGGATCTATGCGTATGTGATGCCGAACTGA
- a CDS encoding alpha/beta fold hydrolase, whose protein sequence is MPHALTKDNCRLYFEDAGTGTPILFLHEFAADYTNWEPQMRYFSRGHRCITYSARGYTPSDVPDGEVYGYTHFYTDALAVLDHLKIDRAHFVGLSMGAYSSLQIGLNAPQRALSMTLAGVGSGSEIENLDAWRKQCRANAEQFEMLGSAEVAKVTRETPSRIPFLVKDPRGHADFYAALARHDAKGSARTMRGFQAGRPSIFTMTDAIRAATTPALIICGDEDDPCVGASLFLKKHLPAAGLAMFPKSGHVLNLEEPALFNETVERFVTLVEAGRWPVRDPRSLAAH, encoded by the coding sequence ATGCCTCACGCCCTCACGAAGGACAATTGTCGCCTCTATTTCGAAGACGCAGGCACTGGCACGCCGATACTTTTTCTGCACGAGTTCGCGGCCGACTACACCAATTGGGAGCCGCAGATGCGTTACTTTTCGCGCGGCCATCGCTGCATCACCTATTCCGCGCGCGGCTACACGCCATCTGACGTGCCTGATGGCGAGGTCTACGGCTACACGCATTTCTATACCGATGCGCTCGCGGTGCTCGATCATCTGAAGATCGATCGCGCGCACTTCGTCGGTCTCTCGATGGGGGCCTATTCGTCGCTCCAGATCGGGCTCAACGCGCCCCAACGTGCGCTGTCGATGACGCTCGCCGGCGTCGGCTCAGGCTCGGAGATCGAGAACCTCGACGCCTGGCGCAAGCAGTGCCGCGCCAACGCGGAGCAATTCGAGATGCTCGGCTCAGCCGAAGTCGCAAAAGTCACGCGCGAGACGCCGAGCCGGATTCCCTTTCTGGTGAAGGACCCGCGCGGCCACGCCGATTTCTATGCCGCCCTGGCGCGGCACGACGCCAAGGGATCGGCGCGGACGATGCGCGGCTTCCAGGCCGGCCGCCCCTCGATCTTTACGATGACGGACGCGATCAGGGCGGCCACGACGCCGGCACTCATCATCTGCGGCGACGAGGACGATCCGTGCGTGGGCGCAAGCCTGTTCCTGAAGAAGCATCTGCCTGCGGCAGGGCTCGCCATGTTTCCGAAGTCCGGCCACGTGCTCAATCTCGAAGAGCCCGCGCTGTTCAACGAAACCGTGGAACGGTTCGTCACGCTGGTGGAAGCGGGAAGATGGCCGGTGCGCGACCCGAGGTCACTGGCGGCGCATTAG
- the metW gene encoding methionine biosynthesis protein MetW encodes MSVQEALPLGGLATGQPGDFRADHVLVAEMVKPGSKVLDVGCGEGDLLQLLETRGVDGRGIELSREGVNRCVAKGLAVVQGDADTDLVNYPDDAFDYVILSQTLQATRQPKVVLENLLRIGRRAIVSFPNFGFWKMRLQLLIGGHMPRTENLPASWYDTANIHFCTIKDFVELCDAIDVKMERAEALDLYGRPLRLRMPWWVWNLFGEQGVFLLTRGGRK; translated from the coding sequence ATGTCTGTACAGGAAGCGCTGCCGCTGGGCGGCCTTGCGACCGGGCAGCCCGGCGATTTTCGCGCCGACCATGTGTTGGTGGCCGAGATGGTCAAGCCGGGCTCGAAAGTGCTCGACGTCGGCTGTGGCGAGGGCGACCTGCTCCAGCTGCTGGAAACCCGCGGCGTCGACGGCCGCGGCATCGAGCTATCGCGCGAGGGTGTCAACCGTTGCGTCGCCAAGGGTCTTGCGGTGGTGCAGGGCGATGCCGACACCGACCTCGTGAATTATCCCGATGACGCCTTCGACTACGTGATCCTGTCGCAGACCTTGCAGGCGACGCGGCAGCCGAAAGTTGTGCTGGAGAATTTGCTGCGCATCGGCCGCCGCGCCATCGTGTCGTTCCCGAATTTCGGCTTCTGGAAGATGCGGCTCCAGCTCCTGATCGGCGGCCACATGCCACGCACGGAGAATCTGCCGGCAAGCTGGTATGACACCGCCAACATCCATTTCTGCACCATCAAGGATTTCGTTGAGCTATGCGATGCGATCGACGTCAAGATGGAACGTGCCGAGGCGCTCGACCTCTACGGCCGCCCGCTGCGGCTGCGGATGCCCTGGTGGGTGTGGAATCTGTTCGGCGAGCAGGGGGTGTTTCTGCTGACGCGGGGCGGCAGGAAGTAG
- a CDS encoding homoserine O-acetyltransferase, whose amino-acid sequence MVGVQSIPSPAITADERSHEVDHPSSHVAQFGLEQPLRLDCGVDLSPFQIAYQTYGELNADRSNAILICHALTGDQHVANVHPVTGKPGWWETLVGSGRPLDPSEYFIICSNVIGGCMGSTGPASINPATGKVWGLDFPVITIPDMVRAQAMLIDRLGIDTLFAVVGGSMGGMQVLQWTAAYPSRVFSALAIACSTRHSAQNIAFHELGRQAVMADPDWHHGGYADQGIHPHRGLAVARMAAHITYLSDAALHRKFGRRMQDRELPTFSFDADFQVESYLRYQGSSFVERFDANSYLYLTRAMDYFDIAGDHGGVLAKAFAGIQTRFCVVSFTSDWLFPTSESRALVHALNASSARVSFAEIETDRGHDAFLLDVPEFFDIARAFLQSAGKARGLTAKKA is encoded by the coding sequence ATGGTTGGCGTCCAGTCAATTCCGAGTCCCGCGATCACCGCCGACGAGCGGTCGCACGAGGTGGATCATCCGAGTTCGCACGTCGCGCAGTTTGGCTTGGAACAGCCGCTGCGGCTCGATTGCGGTGTCGATCTTAGCCCATTCCAGATCGCCTACCAGACCTATGGCGAGCTGAATGCCGATCGCTCCAACGCGATCCTGATCTGCCATGCGCTGACCGGCGACCAGCACGTCGCCAATGTGCACCCTGTCACCGGCAAGCCCGGCTGGTGGGAGACTTTGGTAGGCTCGGGCCGACCGCTCGATCCCAGCGAGTATTTTATCATCTGCTCCAACGTGATCGGCGGCTGCATGGGCTCGACCGGTCCGGCTTCGATCAATCCGGCGACCGGCAAGGTTTGGGGCCTCGATTTCCCCGTCATCACCATCCCCGACATGGTGCGCGCGCAGGCGATGCTGATCGACCGGCTCGGCATCGACACGCTGTTCGCAGTCGTCGGCGGCTCGATGGGCGGCATGCAAGTGCTGCAATGGACGGCGGCGTATCCGAGCCGGGTATTCTCCGCGCTGGCGATTGCTTGCTCGACACGACATTCGGCGCAGAACATCGCGTTCCACGAGCTTGGCCGCCAGGCGGTGATGGCCGATCCCGACTGGCACCATGGCGGCTATGCCGATCAAGGTATCCATCCGCATCGTGGGCTCGCTGTCGCACGGATGGCGGCGCACATCACCTATCTTTCGGACGCCGCGTTGCATCGCAAATTCGGACGGCGCATGCAGGACCGCGAGTTGCCGACCTTCTCGTTCGACGCCGACTTCCAGGTCGAGTCGTACCTGCGCTACCAGGGCTCGTCCTTTGTCGAGCGCTTCGACGCCAACTCCTATCTCTATCTGACCCGCGCGATGGACTATTTCGACATCGCCGGCGACCATGGCGGCGTGCTGGCGAAGGCGTTCGCGGGAATCCAGACCCGGTTCTGCGTGGTCTCCTTCACCAGCGACTGGCTGTTCCCGACCTCGGAATCGCGGGCGCTGGTGCACGCGCTGAATGCGTCGAGCGCGCGGGTGTCGTTCGCCGAGATCGAGACCGATCGCGGTCACGACGCGTTCCTCCTCGACGTGCCCGAGTTCTTCGACATCGCCCGTGCGTTCCTGCAGTCGGCAGGCAAGGCGCGCGGGCTCACCGCCAAGAAAGCTTAA
- a CDS encoding chorismate mutase: protein MSQRPPAPPSLQELRKEIDAIDEGMHRLLMQRGDIIDRLIQVKQTQEVGSAFRPAREASMMRDLVQRHRGILPLDTVESIWRVIIATFTYVQAPFSVHADISASEPAMRDSARFHFGFTVPYVAHFSAQAAVEAVAKSKGDLALVSATSSRTPWWLSLEEAGAPKIIARLPFVERADHPAALPVFAVSRVADSALVTEVETFSVRVSGWNAEVARALSPLAEIVAVPDTAFDGAALLVSVTATSSIDRIKAALIEAGGSVRSTALVGSHATRYTVPPIGSKS from the coding sequence ATGTCCCAACGTCCGCCCGCGCCACCATCGCTCCAGGAATTGCGCAAGGAGATCGACGCGATCGACGAGGGCATGCATCGCCTGCTGATGCAACGCGGCGACATCATCGACCGCCTGATCCAGGTGAAGCAGACCCAGGAGGTCGGCTCGGCGTTCCGCCCGGCACGCGAGGCCTCCATGATGCGCGACCTCGTGCAGCGTCATCGCGGCATCCTGCCGCTCGACACCGTCGAGAGCATCTGGCGCGTCATCATCGCGACCTTCACCTATGTCCAGGCGCCGTTCTCGGTGCACGCCGACATCTCGGCAAGCGAGCCGGCCATGCGCGATTCCGCGCGATTCCATTTCGGCTTCACCGTACCTTATGTCGCGCATTTCAGCGCGCAGGCGGCGGTCGAGGCCGTCGCGAAGTCCAAGGGCGATCTGGCGCTGGTCTCGGCGACATCGAGCCGCACGCCGTGGTGGCTGTCGCTGGAAGAAGCCGGCGCGCCAAAGATCATCGCGCGGCTGCCCTTTGTCGAGCGCGCCGACCATCCGGCGGCGTTGCCCGTGTTCGCGGTTTCGCGCGTCGCCGACAGCGCCCTGGTGACGGAGGTCGAGACCTTCAGCGTCCGCGTCTCTGGGTGGAACGCCGAAGTTGCGCGCGCCCTGTCGCCGCTCGCCGAGATCGTGGCGGTGCCCGACACCGCCTTCGACGGCGCCGCGCTGCTGGTCTCGGTCACCGCGACGAGCAGCATCGACAGGATCAAGGCAGCCCTGATCGAAGCGGGGGGCTCGGTGCGCTCCACGGCCCTCGTCGGCAGCCACGCAACGCGCTATACGGTGCCCCCGATCGGGTCGAAATCGTAA
- the hisC gene encoding histidinol-phosphate transaminase — MSRPVPNPGILDIAPYTPGKTPVAEPGRKVFKLSANETPFGPSPKAIEAFKQVADHLEDYPEGTSRVLREAIGRTFGLDPNRIICGAGSDEILNLLAHTYLSHGDEAISTTHGFLVYPIATMAVGAKNVVAAEKDLTADVDTILKAVTPRTKLVWLANPNNPTGTYLPFDEVKRLRAGLPSHVLLVLDAAYCDYVSRNDYEMGIELVATTENTVVTHTFSKIHGLAALRIGWMFGPERIIDAVNRIRGPFNVSTPAMYAAVAAIEDTAHQAMSKQFTETWRNWLAEEIGKLGLKVTPSVANFVLIHFPTEGKTSDAADAFLTKRGLVLRGLKNYGLPHSLRMTIGTEEANRLVIEGLRDFMAGR, encoded by the coding sequence ATGTCCCGCCCCGTGCCGAACCCCGGCATTCTCGATATTGCGCCCTACACGCCCGGCAAGACTCCGGTGGCGGAGCCCGGCCGCAAGGTGTTCAAGCTCTCGGCCAACGAGACGCCGTTCGGGCCTTCGCCGAAGGCGATCGAGGCATTCAAGCAGGTGGCGGATCATCTGGAAGACTATCCGGAAGGGACCTCGCGCGTGCTGCGCGAAGCGATCGGGCGCACCTTCGGGCTCGATCCCAACCGCATCATCTGCGGCGCCGGCTCGGACGAGATCCTCAACCTGCTCGCCCACACCTATCTCAGCCACGGTGACGAGGCGATCTCGACCACGCACGGCTTTCTGGTCTACCCGATCGCAACCATGGCGGTCGGCGCGAAGAACGTGGTTGCCGCCGAGAAGGACCTGACCGCGGATGTCGACACGATCCTGAAGGCCGTCACGCCGCGCACAAAACTGGTCTGGCTCGCCAACCCCAACAACCCGACCGGCACCTATCTGCCGTTCGACGAGGTCAAGCGCCTGCGCGCCGGCCTGCCCTCGCACGTGCTGCTGGTGCTGGACGCAGCCTATTGCGACTACGTCTCGCGCAACGATTACGAGATGGGGATCGAGCTGGTGGCGACCACCGAAAACACGGTCGTGACCCACACCTTCTCCAAGATCCATGGTCTTGCCGCGCTGCGCATCGGCTGGATGTTCGGCCCCGAGCGCATCATCGACGCGGTCAACCGCATCCGCGGTCCCTTCAACGTCTCGACGCCGGCGATGTACGCCGCCGTTGCCGCGATCGAGGACACCGCGCATCAGGCCATGTCGAAGCAGTTCACCGAGACCTGGCGCAACTGGCTCGCCGAGGAGATCGGCAAGCTCGGGCTGAAGGTGACGCCGAGCGTCGCCAATTTCGTGCTGATCCACTTCCCGACCGAGGGCAAGACCTCGGACGCAGCCGACGCCTTCCTCACCAAGCGCGGGCTGGTGCTGCGCGGCTTGAAGAACTACGGCCTGCCGCATTCGCTGCGCATGACCATTGGCACCGAGGAGGCCAACCGCCTCGTCATCGAGGGCCTGCGCGACTTCATGGCCGGACGATGA
- a CDS encoding prephenate/arogenate dehydrogenase family protein, whose product MSATPHFQRVALIGFGLIGGSIARAAKLQGLAGEIVTTARSEKTRARVMELGIVDQVVATNADAVKDADLVILCIPVGACGPVAQEIAAHLKPGAIISDVGSVKGAIVRDMAPHLPKGIHFVPAHPVAGTEHSGPDSGFAELFINRWCILTPPEGVDAAATDRLRAFWAAMGAKVEIMTPDHHDLVLAITSHLPHLIAYTIVGTADELAQVTESEVIKFSAGGFRDFTRIAASDPTMWRDVFLANKEAVLEMLGTFTEDLAKLTRAIRRGDGEALFDHFTRTRAIRRGIVEIGQDSAAPDFGRPHAQLGNKP is encoded by the coding sequence ATGAGCGCGACCCCGCACTTCCAGCGCGTCGCGCTGATCGGCTTCGGCCTGATCGGCGGCTCGATCGCGCGCGCCGCGAAGCTCCAGGGCCTGGCTGGCGAGATCGTCACCACCGCGCGCTCGGAGAAAACGCGCGCACGCGTGATGGAGCTCGGCATCGTCGATCAGGTCGTGGCGACCAATGCAGATGCCGTGAAGGACGCCGATCTCGTCATCCTCTGCATTCCCGTCGGCGCCTGCGGGCCGGTGGCGCAGGAGATCGCCGCGCATCTCAAACCCGGGGCGATCATCTCCGACGTCGGCTCGGTCAAGGGCGCCATCGTCAGGGATATGGCGCCGCATCTGCCGAAAGGCATCCATTTCGTGCCGGCGCATCCCGTCGCAGGCACCGAGCATTCGGGCCCCGATTCCGGCTTCGCCGAGCTCTTCATCAACCGCTGGTGCATCCTCACTCCGCCGGAGGGCGTCGATGCGGCGGCCACCGATCGCCTGCGTGCGTTCTGGGCGGCGATGGGCGCCAAGGTCGAAATCATGACGCCGGATCATCATGATCTCGTGCTCGCGATCACCAGCCATCTGCCGCATCTGATCGCCTACACCATCGTCGGCACCGCCGACGAGCTGGCGCAGGTGACGGAGTCCGAGGTCATCAAGTTCTCCGCCGGCGGCTTTCGCGATTTCACCCGCATCGCCGCCTCCGACCCCACGATGTGGCGCGACGTCTTCCTCGCCAACAAGGAAGCCGTGCTGGAGATGCTCGGTACCTTCACCGAGGATCTGGCCAAGCTCACCCGCGCGATCCGCCGCGGCGACGGCGAGGCGCTGTTCGACCACTTCACCCGCACCCGCGCCATCCGCCGCGGCATTGTCGAAATCGGCCAGGACTCGGCCGCGCCCGACTTCGGCCGGCCGCACGCGCAGCTCGGGAACAAGCCCTAG